Proteins from a single region of Butyrivibrio fibrisolvens:
- a CDS encoding type II toxin-antitoxin system HicB family antitoxin: MISSLMEYNGYHAKVEFDQEDQIFIGLVLGINDSLNFHGESVKELTQSMHDCIDNYFDYCKKIGKEPERDFHKA; this comes from the coding sequence ATGATAAGTTCGTTGATGGAATATAATGGATATCACGCAAAGGTAGAATTTGATCAGGAAGATCAGATTTTTATTGGACTTGTTCTTGGAATAAATGATTCTTTAAATTTTCATGGAGAGTCAGTAAAAGAGCTTACTCAGTCTATGCACGACTGCATAGATAATTATTTTGATTACTGTAAAAAGATTGGAAAAGAACCTGAACGTGATTTTCATAAAGCATAG
- the recA gene encoding recombinase RecA yields MEREEKQKALEAALGQIEKQYGKGAVMKLGDPTNQMSVETTPTGSLSLDIALGLGGIPKGRIVEIYGPESSGKTTVTLHMIAEVQKRGGIAGFIDAEHALDPVYARNIGVDIDNLYISQPDSGEQALEITETMVRSGAIDIVVVDSVAALVPKAEIDGEMGDSHVGLQARLMSQALRKLTAVISKSNCTVVFINQLREKVGVMFGNPETTTGGRALKFYSSVRLDVRRTDSIKVGGEVVGNHTKVKIVKNKIAPPFKTAEFDIMFGKGISQSGDILDLAANIDIVNKSGAWYQYNSEKIGQGRENAKAYLEEHPEVMAEIEGRVREFYNLPLDEFSKAQAAKASDEAGEETAAKKTTRKKAASED; encoded by the coding sequence ATGGAAAGAGAAGAAAAACAGAAAGCACTTGAAGCTGCCCTTGGACAGATTGAGAAACAGTACGGTAAAGGCGCAGTTATGAAACTGGGTGATCCCACTAATCAGATGAGCGTTGAGACTACACCTACAGGTTCACTCAGCCTTGATATCGCTCTTGGACTTGGTGGTATTCCTAAGGGACGTATTGTTGAGATATATGGACCTGAATCTTCAGGTAAGACAACAGTTACACTTCACATGATCGCAGAAGTTCAGAAGAGAGGCGGAATTGCAGGCTTCATCGATGCTGAGCACGCTCTTGATCCTGTATATGCAAGGAATATTGGCGTAGATATCGATAACCTCTATATTTCTCAGCCAGACAGCGGTGAGCAGGCTCTTGAGATCACAGAGACAATGGTACGTTCAGGCGCTATTGATATCGTAGTAGTTGACTCTGTTGCAGCGCTTGTTCCTAAGGCTGAAATTGATGGAGAGATGGGTGATTCACATGTAGGTCTTCAGGCAAGACTTATGTCACAGGCTCTTCGTAAGCTTACAGCGGTTATCAGCAAGTCTAACTGTACAGTAGTATTCATCAACCAGCTTCGTGAGAAGGTTGGTGTTATGTTTGGTAACCCTGAGACTACTACAGGTGGTAGAGCTCTTAAGTTCTATTCATCAGTTCGTCTTGATGTTCGTCGTACAGATTCCATCAAGGTTGGCGGCGAAGTAGTTGGTAACCATACAAAAGTTAAGATCGTTAAGAACAAGATCGCTCCGCCATTCAAGACAGCAGAGTTTGATATCATGTTCGGTAAGGGAATCTCACAGTCAGGTGATATCCTTGATCTTGCTGCTAACATCGATATTGTTAACAAGTCTGGTGCATGGTACCAGTACAACAGCGAGAAGATCGGTCAGGGTCGCGAGAATGCTAAGGCATATCTTGAAGAGCATCCTGAAGTTATGGCTGAGATCGAAGGAAGAGTTCGTGAGTTCTACAACCTTCCTTTAGATGAGTTCTCTAAGGCTCAGGCAGCTAAAGCTTCTGATGAAGCCGGCGAAGAGACAGCAGCTAAGAAGACAACTAGAAAGAAAGCTGCTTCTGAAGACTAA
- a CDS encoding regulatory protein RecX gives MTITSIKEYDRKRSQIYIDGEKAFLLYKGEIRKYKLEEGGEIDQLTIDVIIREVLCKRAILRAMNLLQKRDYTEYKLREKLNDGGYPQSCIDDAIDYVKSYNYLDDRRYAEDYIRYYMESRSKKRIMQDLAQKGIDRDLITEIIDESYSSDDSNVELEQIKHLLNKKHYSPDLEYKEKQKIMAFLYRKGYSTELIYKAMDMD, from the coding sequence ATGACTATCACATCCATTAAAGAATATGATCGCAAAAGATCTCAAATATACATAGACGGCGAGAAAGCATTCCTTTTATATAAAGGAGAAATTCGCAAGTATAAGCTCGAAGAAGGCGGAGAAATAGACCAGCTTACCATTGACGTAATAATCAGGGAAGTCCTTTGTAAACGCGCCATACTTCGTGCAATGAACCTCTTGCAAAAACGTGACTATACAGAGTATAAGCTAAGAGAAAAGCTAAATGATGGCGGTTACCCTCAAAGCTGCATCGATGATGCCATAGATTACGTCAAGAGTTATAACTACCTTGATGACAGAAGATATGCAGAAGATTACATAAGATACTACATGGAATCCAGAAGCAAAAAACGTATCATGCAGGACCTTGCTCAAAAAGGAATAGATAGAGACCTTATTACTGAAATCATAGATGAATCCTATTCTTCTGATGACAGCAACGTAGAACTAGAACAGATCAAGCACCTACTAAATAAAAAACACTATTCTCCTGATCTGGAATATAAAGAAAAACAAAAGATCATGGCCTTTTTATATAGAAAAGGCTATAGCACAGAACTTATATACAAAGCTATGGATATGGACTAA
- a CDS encoding polyphosphate polymerase domain-containing protein: protein MQGRHEIKHCISLADYYVLRQRLRAVLKQDKHVGPTGQYMIRSLYFDSYDDRALKEKLDGVRDRDKYRIRYYNLDTSVIHLEKKSKRVDIGFKQSASLTPQQCQRIVDNDFEWMKDHEHPLVQELYRGMKYEGIRPKTIVDYTRDPFTYSAGNVRVTLDHHIRSGLRCTDFLNPDCVTIPVAPDVIVLEVKWDNFLPDLVRDIVQVEDTRATAFSKYAICRIFE from the coding sequence ATGCAAGGAAGACACGAAATCAAACACTGTATAAGCCTGGCAGACTACTACGTTTTGCGACAAAGGTTACGGGCTGTATTAAAACAGGATAAGCATGTTGGCCCCACCGGTCAGTATATGATCCGTAGCCTTTACTTTGATTCCTACGATGACAGAGCTTTGAAAGAAAAGTTGGACGGCGTAAGGGACCGCGATAAATATCGTATCCGCTATTACAACTTAGATACTTCCGTTATTCATCTTGAGAAAAAGAGTAAGCGTGTAGATATAGGATTCAAGCAATCGGCATCTCTTACACCGCAGCAGTGTCAAAGGATAGTTGATAACGACTTTGAATGGATGAAAGATCATGAGCATCCTCTGGTTCAGGAACTTTACCGAGGGATGAAATATGAAGGTATAAGACCTAAGACAATAGTTGATTATACAAGAGATCCATTTACTTACTCGGCAGGGAATGTCCGGGTAACACTAGATCATCACATTAGGAGTGGACTACGGTGTACGGATTTCTTAAATCCTGATTGTGTAACGATCCCTGTGGCTCCGGATGTGATAGTCCTTGAAGTTAAATGGGACAATTTCCTGCCTGACCTCGTAAGAGATATTGTTCAGGTTGAAGACACCAGAGCAACAGCGTTTTCAAAGTACGCAATATGCAGGATATTCGAATGA
- a CDS encoding DUF4956 domain-containing protein, which translates to MSFSDIFKSSFLENVASVSILDMVIALALAFGIGVFIFFVYKKTFQGVMYSPSFGVTLIALTMISTLVILAVTSNVVLSLGMVGALSIVRFRTAIKDPLDIAFLFWSIAVGIVLAAGMIPLAVFGSIIIGLVLVLFVNRKTYVKPYIIVVSLEDESAEKEVMDFIKANTDRLILKGKTARKGSIELTYEVRLNSEDTTFVTTLGNKKYVDSAVLVSYNGEYQ; encoded by the coding sequence ATGAGTTTCAGTGATATCTTTAAATCAAGTTTCTTAGAGAATGTAGCATCAGTAAGTATTTTGGACATGGTGATCGCCCTTGCCCTGGCATTTGGAATCGGCGTATTTATCTTTTTTGTCTATAAAAAGACTTTTCAGGGAGTTATGTATTCTCCAAGTTTTGGCGTAACACTTATAGCACTTACAATGATCTCGACCCTGGTAATACTGGCAGTAACATCCAACGTAGTTCTTTCACTTGGTATGGTCGGTGCGTTGTCCATTGTTCGTTTCAGGACTGCGATCAAAGATCCTCTTGATATAGCATTTTTGTTCTGGTCAATTGCAGTTGGTATCGTTCTTGCAGCAGGTATGATCCCGCTTGCAGTGTTCGGAAGTATTATCATCGGCCTTGTTCTTGTTCTTTTTGTTAACCGCAAGACATACGTTAAACCATATATAATTGTTGTATCACTTGAAGATGAATCTGCAGAAAAAGAAGTTATGGACTTCATCAAAGCTAATACAGACAGACTTATCCTTAAGGGCAAGACAGCTCGCAAAGGCAGTATCGAGCTTACATATGAAGTAAGACTTAATTCTGAAGACACAACATTTGTAACAACTCTTGGAAACAAGAAGTACGTTGATAGCGCAGTACTTGTAAGCTATAACGGTGAGTATCAGTAA
- a CDS encoding carbohydrate-binding domain-containing protein, whose product MSFNKYTGIVCTIITLMTVLVAIVFMNAEKLGVSSVTSDISADENGAFSDRDLDSSYTESSAIYIDLSDIDGYTSGGAYELDGDLYIATAGTYVLSGTLENNQVIVNASDAKVQIVLNGVTITNDSLPAIYVAAADKVFITLEEGSENVIESAGLSEEAAIAADVDAAIYSSCDLTINGSGTLYVTATGGHGVKSKDDLVITGGNITVTADDNCLVGKDSVRICDGILNLTAGNDAIKANNDSDEDKGYVTITGGEFTITADHDGISAVTYVDISGGSFDITTGGGYENAAAHTDEMMPGGGNMGGGRHDMDGGNAPGNGDNTESSDTEETPEMGEAPDMNGDMPEMGEAPEMDGDMPEMGEAPEMDGDMPEMGEAPEMDGDMPEMGEAPDMNGDNSESSDQVETVDASETEDEESDSSKAIKAGTKITISGGAIVINSSDDAIHSDGDLLISDGTITISTGDDGLHAENELNIENGTVVIETSYEGIEAYFINIYDGDISVTSTDDGMNAGGGSDSFSMMGGQMPGGMNHDNMDSADAGSSDREDSDNINTDENSIEGRGEDANVSDGQEVDESDSEDTEIQCLAIYGGNIYVNAAGDGLDSNGDLIIYGGNIIVDGPENGANGSLDSGTESGGELIVNGGTVIALGSSGMLESFSDTSEQNSFVVVFDEGYVSGDVITITDPDGNVIYEYTVAKSGTAVIFSSADLVLGQTYTVSINGTTSEEITLDSVSSGSVSSMGGMMGPGKGGDDASRG is encoded by the coding sequence ATGTCTTTTAACAAATACACAGGAATAGTCTGTACCATAATTACACTGATGACTGTGCTTGTTGCTATTGTATTTATGAATGCTGAAAAATTAGGTGTTTCCAGTGTAACATCTGATATATCTGCTGATGAAAACGGCGCTTTTTCAGACAGAGATCTGGATTCTTCCTATACAGAATCCTCAGCAATTTATATAGATTTAAGTGATATAGACGGATATACAAGTGGCGGAGCATATGAACTTGATGGAGATCTGTATATTGCAACAGCAGGAACATATGTCTTAAGCGGCACACTTGAGAACAATCAGGTTATAGTAAATGCTTCTGATGCAAAGGTTCAGATAGTACTTAATGGAGTTACGATCACCAATGACAGCTTGCCAGCAATATATGTGGCAGCAGCTGATAAGGTGTTCATAACACTTGAAGAAGGATCTGAGAATGTAATTGAATCTGCAGGGTTAAGTGAAGAAGCTGCAATAGCAGCAGATGTTGATGCAGCCATATATTCAAGTTGCGATCTTACGATCAATGGTTCAGGAACGCTTTATGTTACAGCAACAGGCGGGCATGGTGTTAAGAGTAAGGATGATCTGGTAATAACAGGTGGAAACATCACAGTTACAGCGGATGATAATTGTCTTGTGGGAAAAGACTCTGTTCGTATATGTGATGGAATTTTAAACCTGACGGCGGGTAATGATGCTATAAAGGCAAATAATGATTCCGATGAAGATAAAGGATATGTAACTATCACGGGTGGTGAATTTACAATTACAGCTGATCATGACGGTATTTCTGCTGTTACTTATGTGGATATATCAGGTGGAAGCTTTGATATCACAACAGGCGGCGGATATGAAAATGCAGCAGCTCATACAGATGAGATGATGCCGGGCGGCGGAAATATGGGCGGCGGCAGACATGATATGGATGGCGGAAATGCACCTGGAAATGGCGATAATACAGAATCTTCGGATACAGAAGAAACACCAGAGATGGGTGAAGCACCTGACATGAATGGCGATATGCCAGAGATGGGTGAAGCCCCTGAAATGGATGGTGACATGCCGGAGATGGGCGAAGCACCTGAAATGGATGGTGACATGCCGGAGATGGGCGAAGCACCTGAAATGGATGGTGATATGCCGGAAATGGGCGAGGCTCCAGATATGAATGGAGATAATTCTGAATCATCAGACCAGGTAGAAACAGTTGATGCATCAGAAACTGAAGACGAAGAATCCGACAGCTCTAAAGCAATCAAAGCAGGAACTAAGATTACAATTTCAGGCGGAGCGATAGTAATCAACAGTTCTGACGACGCGATCCACAGCGACGGAGACCTTCTTATCTCAGACGGCACGATCACTATTTCCACAGGTGATGATGGATTACATGCAGAGAACGAACTTAATATAGAAAACGGAACTGTCGTAATTGAAACAAGTTACGAAGGAATAGAAGCATATTTTATCAACATCTATGATGGAGATATAAGCGTAACATCAACAGATGATGGAATGAATGCTGGCGGCGGCTCAGATTCTTTTTCCATGATGGGTGGTCAGATGCCTGGTGGCATGAATCATGACAATATGGACAGTGCTGATGCCGGAAGTTCTGACCGTGAAGATTCAGACAACATAAATACTGATGAAAATAGTATTGAAGGACGAGGCGAAGATGCGAATGTATCTGACGGTCAGGAGGTAGATGAAAGCGATTCAGAAGATACCGAGATCCAGTGCCTTGCAATCTACGGCGGCAATATATACGTAAATGCAGCAGGCGACGGTCTTGATTCTAACGGCGATCTTATCATCTACGGTGGCAACATTATAGTTGACGGTCCTGAGAACGGAGCTAACGGTTCCCTTGACTCCGGTACAGAAAGCGGCGGCGAACTTATCGTTAATGGCGGTACAGTTATAGCACTCGGAAGCTCAGGAATGCTTGAGTCCTTCTCTGATACTTCAGAGCAGAACTCATTCGTAGTTGTTTTTGATGAGGGATATGTATCAGGAGATGTTATTACAATAACTGATCCTGACGGCAATGTAATATACGAATATACAGTAGCAAAGAGCGGAACAGCAGTTATATTCAGCAGTGCTGACCTTGTACTTGGACAGACTTATACTGTTTCAATAAATGGTACAACATCAGAAGAAATAACTTTAGATAGTGTATCTTCAGGTTCTGTTTCCTCTATGGGAGGCATGATGGGACCGGGAAAAGGCGGCGACGATGCCTCCCGAGGCTAA